One Glandiceps talaboti chromosome 2, keGlaTala1.1, whole genome shotgun sequence genomic region harbors:
- the LOC144453330 gene encoding protein SPATA45 homolog, producing MADSQDMYNVNMQRESWCAVERNSRQAWLRAERKHDPEAFQSRVFDNANKQESEPRCEFKPDLPTHRERRHFPNVSYHSHLAI from the exons ATGGCAGATTCACAAGATATGTACAATGTGAACATGCAGAGAGAGTCTTGGTGTGCTGTGGAAAGGAACAGTCGACAGGCCTGGCTTAGAGCCGAACGAAAACACGACCCAGAAGCGTTTCAAAGTCGTGTCTTCGACAACGCCAACAAACAAGAAAGCGAACCAAGGTGCGAGTTTAAACCAGACTTGCCGACTCATCGCGAAAGGAGGCACTTCCCTAATGTATCAT ATCACAGTCATCTTGCAATTTAA